In Dehalobacter sp., the sequence AAAGAGGTGAACAAAGGCCTCACGGGACTGCCGAATAACGAATAAGTACTCATATTTATCCCTGTCTTCCTTCACAATTCGCTTCAAACCGAAGAGAATTTCTTTCAAATCAACCAGGGATCCTTCATTTTCGCTGACCCATAGCTCCGTACGGTTGCAGGTGGATATAATCACAGCACCTTCCACACCATAATTTTTTACAGCAGCTTCCATGGCCTGTCTGCTTTGAATCGGTGTAAAGGCAAACATTTCACGTTCCTTTAATGACGCTTTTTCATGATCGATGCCGATCATTCTAATATTCAAAGCTAACCCTCCATTTCTTCTGGGCAAGAGCTATTGTTACACCATTCCCGGATACTTTTCGGCTAATCAGCCCCCCGCCTGCGCTTGCCATTACGGCAGCCCGCTCGCAGACATTGCCGACACCGGTAATACTGCTTACAAATTCCGATTCTGTATATTTGCCTGGTACGGAAAGAAGTTCATCTGAACTGAAAAAATGCAGTGGCAGATTATTTTTTGCGGCAAAATTAAGCAGACCCTTTTCTTTTGTTTTGAGGTCAATACTGGCAATGCCCGCGATGGCCTGAAAGCTGATGCTGTTCCTGCCCAACTGCTCAAGGACAAGATCCTCAATACACTGCAGCGGCGTACCTCTTCGGCAGCCAATTCCGAGATACACCGTCCGGGGAACGATATTCAGCGTTATGGGGTAGGGTTTTAATCTGTCATTTAAAGAAATACAAATGCCAATACCCATGTTGTTTTCATTCTTCTCCAATAAACGCGGCATCTCTCCTTCTATGTCCAGCTCGCTATAAAACCCGACCGGCTTTTCTGCCAATAGTCGTGCCGAAATTTCTTTCGCTGCTTTCAGATCCGAAATCCAGGCGTCATGGAAAGCTGCCCATTCATCGACCGAAAAAAGCCTGTTTATATCCGTTGCAGTCGTTATCACAGGGATTGCGTTTAGCGCTTCGGATATCCTGTCCGCCAGCATGTTGGCGCCGCCGATGTGGCCGGAGAGGAGCGGTATAACGAACCGTCCCTTTTCGTCAATACACAAAACGGCCGGATCTTTCGTCTTGTCCTGAACAAAGGAGGCGATTGCCCTGACGGCAATCCCGCAAGCCCCAACAAAAATTAGCGCGTCTTTTTCTGCAAACTGTCTGCCTGTGAACCCCTTTAAATCCGGGGCAATGGGCTCTGCCATGCCGGCTGTATTGACGGTCCCGGTAAGTTTTTCCGGCTGATAGCAGGCGGTATGATTGCCTTGAGCATCCAACAGATCTTTTATTTTCAGGCTGAGAGCGACTCCATTGGCGGTAAAAGCCAGGATGCTTATCTTCATTTCAAACCCTCGGTCCAAGAAGACAGTAGATCGTTTCCTTCCCGGAATTCATGCGTAAATGCCGGATCGTAAAGTTTAGATCTTTCGAAGTTGTTTCCCAAAAATCTGCCCACTAGAATCAAGGCCGTTTTGGTGATATTGTTCTCTTTAGCTGTTCTCGCCAATGTCCCTACCGTACAGTGGAACTGCTTCTCATCCGGCCAGGTTGCCTTATAAACGATCGCTGCCGGAGTGTCAGCGGCGTAACCGCCCTCCATAAGCTTGGTACTTAAGTTTTCCAGCATCCCTGTACTTAAGAAAATTGCCATGGTTGCCTGGTGCGACGCCAGGAGAGCAATGTCTTCCTTAGGCGGTACCGGGGTCCTTCCTTCCATGCGGGTGATAATTACAGTTTGGCTGATATCCGGCAATGTATACTCCTTCTTCAAGGAAGCAGCGGCTCCGAAAAATGAGCTGACTCCAGGTACGACTTCGTAATACAGGCCCTCGGCATCAAGCAGATCCATCTGCTCACGGATCGCTCCGTAAATACTTGGATCGCCGGTATGCAGACGCACGACCAGTTTACCTGCCCGGGTGGCAGGAACCATCACGGCAAGCACCTCTTCCAGTGTCATCCCGGCACTATCGTAAACAGCGCATTCCTTCTTCGTAACATTCAATAGCTCCGGGTTGACCAGCGAGCCTGCATAAATCACAACATCGGCCTGTTCCAAAAGCGTCTTTCCGCGAACCGTGATTAAATCTACCGCGCCCGGACCAGCCCCAATAAAATAAATCATCTGACAATCTCCTTTTCTTTCACAATGATCGTGGAAAAATAGCTCGCTTTCCCCTCGGCTGCACCGATATCCTTTAAAACCCTCTCCGACGGCATCCCGCAGCATTCCACCATCTGGGTATGCTTAACCAGATCTTTGCTTATAAGCTCTTCCTTAACCTTGCCAAATTCCCTTCCTGACTTCATCAGCACCTTGGTTCCGCTCCAGTCCAGGTAATCAAAGGATCCTTCATAGGATGCGGGGATAATGTGCAGCGGCTGGGCACCCTCGCAGAGAGGCACATTGAGCCTTGCTGCTACAGCACAGAAGGAGGGGACCCCTGGAATCAGCCGGGCATCATAGCCTGCTTCCAAAACCCGGTTATGCAGATAAATGTATGTGGAATAGATCGACGGATCCCCCAGCGTAAGAAAAGCCACAGATTTGTTTTGTTTGAGCTGGTCGATGATCTGTTCAGCTGCTTCCTGATGGCTTTGCTCCAGCATTTGGGCATCCCGTGTCATCGGCATGTAAAGTTCCAGTATTTCTTTTGTGGAGAGGTCTACAGCCTGTTTTGCAATATTCCAGGCGGTCATTTCTTTTTCATCCGTCCGCGGAACAGCAATAAGATCTGCCTCGCTGATGATTCGGACGGCCTTTAAGGTCATCAGTTCAAAGTCTCCCGGACCTACGCCTATTCCATATAATGCTGCTTTCATGATGGCTTCATCCTTTTTATTTTATTGACTATTTCATCCGCCTGCGGTGTTTTGCCCAGGATACCCTGTTCATTGGAATACAGGATCACACCGGCTTTCACCTTATTCTGCAGACGGTAATTCACATATTCATCAATTTTTAACATGATGGACTCAAATACCTGGCTTCTAAGCCCGTGCCGGTCTAATACCGTAACGGCCTGCGGTGCTGTCAGGCTGGCCATAATTTCTTTGACTGTCTCCTTCCCGGCGCCGTGTAAGGCAGCATGTACGGCGATAACTTCCATGCGGCAGTCCGCATAGCGGGAGTGGGTATTCATAATGCCCGCTGCCAGCTTGACCAATTTTCCGGCATGTCCGATCAGCAGCAGGCCGTCAAAGCCCAATTCCACGGTAAAATCCAGCATTTCACCGATATAATTACTGCAATGGATCAGAGAACTCTCCAGTCCCAGCGTGCTGCGGACAAAAGTCTCACCGTAATTTCCAGGGCAGACCAGCAGATCTCTGCAGCCCTTTTCTTTCTGCTGATTCATCTCCAGTCGAATCGTATCGATCAGGGCCTTTTCGCTCATCGGCTCGACAATCCCTATTGTTCCCAGAATAGAGATTCCGCCAACAATGCCCAGCCGTGGATTGAAGGTTTTCCTGGCAATGGCCTCCCCTTCCGGAACTGATATCGTAATTTCCAGGCCTCCCTCATATCCGTACTCGGCACAGACTTTCGCCACCTCCGCCATAATCATGCTTCTGGGAACAGGATTGATGGCCGGTTCTCCTATAGAACAGGCAAGCCCGGGCTTAGTGATTCTGCCGACGCCCTGGCCGCCATCGACCTGAATATTATTATGGTTCGCTCTGGCGACCGTCGCAAAAATAAGGATGCCGTTGGTCACGTCCGGATCATCGCCGCTGTCCTTTTTTACAGCACACGTCACCTGGTTCATGTCTCTCCGAACTTCCAGCACCTGCATCGCAACCGGTATTCCCTTCGGTGTCGCAATGGCTATTTCTGTACACAGGTCTCCTGAGAGCAGCATTACCGCCCCAGCCTTGGCAGCCGCCGCCGCACAGGATCCCGTAGTAAAGCCGCATCTCAGTCTCTTATTCTGTTTGATGACAAAGAGTTCACCGGATTGACTGTTTTGTGGACTGTTTTGTTCATCGTTTAGATGGTGGATGTCATGATTCATTATTTTTATATTCCTTCAATCAGTTTGTATCTTTCCAGTTAATTAAAGCTTTTCTGGCCTCAGATATGGTATTGGCAGGCTGGGCAAATTCAAAGCCGTCTTTATCATGCAAAATCTCCATAAGATGCCCAATTCTTGGGAGTCTGAGATTAATCCTTCTGATTTCCTCCGGATGCGAAAACACTTCCTGAGGCGTACCTTCCATTACAAGCCTGCCGTCATCGACGACATACGCATAATCACAGTAAAGTGGTACGATATCGATGTCGTGCGTTGAGATCACGACGGACAAATTCAGCTCAATTTGCAGTTTTCTGAGCAGCTTCATTAGCTCACTGACTCCAAGTGGGTCAAGCCCTGCGGTCGGTTCATCCAGAATAAGCACTTCCGGCTCCATCACCAGAACGCCGGCAATGGCTGCACGTTTTTTCTGGCCAAAACTGAGGCTGTGTGTGGGCTTTTCTTTCAGGTGGGATATCCCGGTTCTCTTCATGGCTAGATCCACCCTTCTGCGGACTTCCTCCTCAGGCAGCTTTAGATTCATCGCGCCAAAGGAGATATCCTGATAGACACTGGCTGAAAACAACTGCTTGTCCGGATCCTGAAAAACAATGCCAACAGATTTTCGAAGCTGTTTGAGACCTTTTACTGAATAATCCAGCGGCAGGCCCTTGAATAGAACTTCGCCGCCTGAAGGCTTATTGATGCCGTTAAAGGAAAGCAGCAACGTTGATTTTCCAGCACCGTTGCTTCCGAGGACTGCCGTCGTTTTCCCCTGTTTAATCCCGAGTGACAGGGCCTTTAAGGCCTGGGTTCCATCACTGTAGATGTAGTAGAGATTTCTGACTTCCAAGATATTTTTAGCCTCCACGTTTTCAATCAAGCCATTTTCGGCCATTATAGCAAGCCCCCTGTCAATTGTTTGGAAAACAGCGCAACTGCAATCAGGAATAGGTTAATCAGCACAATCGGAATATATTCTGTCCAATGAGTCTCCGCCTGCTCATGGATCACACTGAGCTCACCATCATATCCCCTGGCTTCAAGCGCAATATACAGTTCATCCGCCCTTTGATAAGACCGGATAAAAAGTGACGAAGCCAGAGCCGCCAGTGAACGGTATCCGGAAGAAAGCCCCGCATAGCCCAAGCGGGAATTCTGCGCCGTAAACATGGTGTCTGCCGTTTCCAAAAATACAAAGATAAACCGGTAGATCAGTCCCATCAATTCAACCATCAGTCTTGGAACTTTAAGCTTCCGAAGAACTGCCAGCAGGTCTACCATCGGTGTACTCAGCGATAAATAATACAGACAGGAAACCGCGCCAAGCGCTTTAAAAAACAGATTTGCCGCACTTAGAATACCGGACTGCGACACCCCGATATACATGCCAAATGCATATACAGAGAATACAAAAACATCTTTGTCCCCTGAAACATTGACCGCAATGGTTAAAACGCCGATCACTAAAAAGGAAAGCGGGACAAGCATCAGTCTAATAAAAATTCCAACAGGGGTACCGCCTTTGCAAACGGTATACCAACCCATTATCAGGAGCGTCAAAATTGACACCGCAACGGATTCAGCCCAGAGACAGACCCCCAAAACCAGAATGGCTAAGACTAGCTTTTTCAATGGATTTGTTTGTTTAAGCTTGGATAAATAAGCGTATTTATCGATGTAAATCATTGTTTACCGGTTCTTCCTTTTTCTTACGACCCCGCAGATAACCTAACCCGTAGCCCAAAACACCTGCTCCGACAGCTGCCTGAAGCGCAAACAACAAGCTTTCAATTTCTCCGCTGGGCGGCTCCCAAATCGGTGAGAACCAGGCCTGGTAATTCCCGTTAAGTTCTGTTATAGCTTGTTCAGCTTGGCTGTCAGCTCCAGCAAATTCCGCATTTTTTTGCACAATGAGGGGTACAACAGCAAGCGCTATGACAATCGTAATTAAAATAATATTTGTGATGATAACCCGATTTTTATTCTTCGGTTTCATCGTTTCTACAGACATTTTCAGACCCCCTTTGAAAGTATTTTTAAGTCTTTAAGCTCATCCCCGGCATAGGATGAAATCGCCTTAAATATCAGCACTGTCAAAATACCTTCACTGATCGCCAATGGTACTTGCGTTAAGGCAAAAATACCCAAAAACTTGGTAAGTGACGCCATAACGCCGCCTGTTTCAGCAGGAAACGCCAGTGCAAGCTGCACCGATGTCGTAACGTAAGTCAATAAATTCCCAAGTGCGGCAGCGAGAAACACAGCAAGCCACTGCGGTCCATTTGCTTTCTTCACAATTTTGTATGTAGCAAAAGCTACCAGCGGCCCCACAATGCCCATCGAAAAAGTATTTGCCCCCAACGTTGTCAATCCGCCATGCGCCAGTAAGACAGCCTGAAACAGCAGTATGATCAAACCAATTACGGCCATTGCGGTTGGTCCGAACAAGATAGCGCCAAGGCCAACCCCTGTAGGATGTGAACTGCTTCCTGTAACGGAAGGAATCTTCAGGGAAGACAAAACAAAAGCAAAGGCGCCTGCCATCGCCAAAAGCATTAATGTTTTGGGATGCTCTCCAACAGTTCTTCTGATAGAAAAAAAACCTGCCAGAACAAAAGGTATTGCCAAAGCACCCCAGGTAATACACCAACCCGCAGGAAGGAAGCCCTCCATGATATGCATGGCATATGTCTGCTGGGGCAAGAACATAAACATAAGTACGAGACCCATTATCCAAATCTTTTTATTTATCATCGTCAAACTCTCCTATATAAGATATGAAACAAAAAACCTCTCAACATCTTACGTCGAGAGGCTCATATGCTAGGAAGTTTTCCTCGGTAGTCTTGCACATAACATCCCCCTCTCTATCACTCGTAGAGTATATGGTGAGACACTAAAACAGGTAGGTCTTCTGGCTTAAGCATCATCGATCTTCAGACCTTCCCAGTTTCCCAGTGGTATACCTGAAGAACTCCACTTTCACAGCGGCGTGACCGCGCGGGCTTCTACCCGACTTTCCTTATTCATTGAATGGTACGCTTATCAGCTTCATTCAACACCTGTTCTGTCTATTCAGTTTTAATCCTGATTCATTATATCGCTCTTTCGACAAGGAATCAATATTATTTTTACTTTAGCCTTGAACATATTAATTGAAGTATCTTTACCTCCATCAGTTCTATTTGTGGTAGGGTTCCCCTTTGCTGATCTTGCACGCCCGGTAAATCTGCTCCAGCAGGATAAGCCTGATCATCTGGTGCGGAAAAGTAAGCTTCGAGAACGACCACCGGTAATCGGCGCGTTTTCGGATTTCATCTGCCGTACCAAGAGATCCGCCAATCACAAAAGTGATCCGGCTCTGGCCTGAAAGCCCTTTTTCATCAAACAAAACGGCAAGTTCGGGTGAAGAAAGTTCCTTTCCCAGAAGATCCAGCAAAACCACATAATCCTGAGGTGAAATTAATTTAAGAACCTTTTCAGCTTCTTTCTGTTTTACTCTTGCTTCGTCGGCAGCTGATGCCCTTTCGGGGCATGGTTCGTCCTCAACTTCAATCATCTCAAGCCGGATGTACGCGCCAAGACGCTTGGCGTATTCCTTCAGCCCTTCTTTTAAATAATTTTCTTTGATTTTCCCTACCGCCAGAACTTTGATCTGCAGCATGTTTTCTCCAACTCCAGTCACTATGTTTGCGTCCAAACATTTGCAATCAAAAACTTGAAGGTTAAATCTCTCTGATATTGGATTATTTACAATGAAGATTTTTTTCAAAAGTGTCAATAATATTGATGGAGGTGAAAAAAAATGAGCAAAACAAGTGAAAGCAAAAAAAAGCTGCTGCAGAATCTAAAAATGGAGGCTGCGGCTGAAATCGGCCATCTTGATTTTGTAAGGGAAAATAACGATCACTATAAAGGCGACGTTACTGCCAGACAGAATGGTCTGGAAGGCGGCCCGATCGGCGGCCAGATGGTCAAAAAAATGATCGCTTATGCCAAACAGCAGATGAAATAGAATAACGGACTCATTTAGTATTCCTAATCTACTTCAATAAATATTCAAAACTTCTTCAGCCTACAATACTGAAGAGGTTTTTTGTTAAATAATCTTCTGTTCGGAATACGACTGCTCTGTACCTTCTTCAGTGTTATGCAAAGCTGCCGTTCCCTCGCCGGGTGCAGATTGCATTTGTCCGGCGTTGTTATTCATTTTATTTCTATTGTTTGTATTGGCATTATTGACTGCTTCCGCCTTTTCCATATTTTTGAAAGCGACTGAAAGCATCAGTTTAATTCTATTGATCTGATTCACCTGGCTGGCGCCCGGATCGTAATCGATTGGCACAATATTCGCCAGCGGATAGCGTCGTTTAAGTTCGCGGACCATCCCTTTACCCGTGATATGATTTGGCAGGCAGGCAAACGGCTGCAGACAGGCGACGTTTGTTGCTCCGCTTTCTATCAGTTCCAGCATTTCCGCGGTCAGGAACCAGCCTTCGCCGGTCTGATGTCCGAGATGCATGATTTTGCCGGCC encodes:
- a CDS encoding cobalt-precorrin 5A hydrolase; protein product: MKISILAFTANGVALSLKIKDLLDAQGNHTACYQPEKLTGTVNTAGMAEPIAPDLKGFTGRQFAEKDALIFVGACGIAVRAIASFVQDKTKDPAVLCIDEKGRFVIPLLSGHIGGANMLADRISEALNAIPVITTATDINRLFSVDEWAAFHDAWISDLKAAKEISARLLAEKPVGFYSELDIEGEMPRLLEKNENNMGIGICISLNDRLKPYPITLNIVPRTVYLGIGCRRGTPLQCIEDLVLEQLGRNSISFQAIAGIASIDLKTKEKGLLNFAAKNNLPLHFFSSDELLSVPGKYTESEFVSSITGVGNVCERAAVMASAGGGLISRKVSGNGVTIALAQKKWRVSFEY
- the cobM gene encoding precorrin-4 C(11)-methyltransferase, with product MIYFIGAGPGAVDLITVRGKTLLEQADVVIYAGSLVNPELLNVTKKECAVYDSAGMTLEEVLAVMVPATRAGKLVVRLHTGDPSIYGAIREQMDLLDAEGLYYEVVPGVSSFFGAAASLKKEYTLPDISQTVIITRMEGRTPVPPKEDIALLASHQATMAIFLSTGMLENLSTKLMEGGYAADTPAAIVYKATWPDEKQFHCTVGTLARTAKENNITKTALILVGRFLGNNFERSKLYDPAFTHEFREGNDLLSSWTEGLK
- the cobI gene encoding precorrin-2 C(20)-methyltransferase; translated protein: MKAALYGIGVGPGDFELMTLKAVRIISEADLIAVPRTDEKEMTAWNIAKQAVDLSTKEILELYMPMTRDAQMLEQSHQEAAEQIIDQLKQNKSVAFLTLGDPSIYSTYIYLHNRVLEAGYDARLIPGVPSFCAVAARLNVPLCEGAQPLHIIPASYEGSFDYLDWSGTKVLMKSGREFGKVKEELISKDLVKHTQMVECCGMPSERVLKDIGAAEGKASYFSTIIVKEKEIVR
- the cbiD gene encoding cobalt-precorrin-5B (C(1))-methyltransferase CbiD, yielding MNHDIHHLNDEQNSPQNSQSGELFVIKQNKRLRCGFTTGSCAAAAAKAGAVMLLSGDLCTEIAIATPKGIPVAMQVLEVRRDMNQVTCAVKKDSGDDPDVTNGILIFATVARANHNNIQVDGGQGVGRITKPGLACSIGEPAINPVPRSMIMAEVAKVCAEYGYEGGLEITISVPEGEAIARKTFNPRLGIVGGISILGTIGIVEPMSEKALIDTIRLEMNQQKEKGCRDLLVCPGNYGETFVRSTLGLESSLIHCSNYIGEMLDFTVELGFDGLLLIGHAGKLVKLAAGIMNTHSRYADCRMEVIAVHAALHGAGKETVKEIMASLTAPQAVTVLDRHGLRSQVFESIMLKIDEYVNYRLQNKVKAGVILYSNEQGILGKTPQADEIVNKIKRMKPS
- a CDS encoding ATP-binding cassette domain-containing protein — protein: MAENGLIENVEAKNILEVRNLYYIYSDGTQALKALSLGIKQGKTTAVLGSNGAGKSTLLLSFNGINKPSGGEVLFKGLPLDYSVKGLKQLRKSVGIVFQDPDKQLFSASVYQDISFGAMNLKLPEEEVRRRVDLAMKRTGISHLKEKPTHSLSFGQKKRAAIAGVLVMEPEVLILDEPTAGLDPLGVSELMKLLRKLQIELNLSVVISTHDIDIVPLYCDYAYVVDDGRLVMEGTPQEVFSHPEEIRRINLRLPRIGHLMEILHDKDGFEFAQPANTISEARKALINWKDTN
- the cbiQ gene encoding cobalt ECF transporter T component CbiQ: MIYIDKYAYLSKLKQTNPLKKLVLAILVLGVCLWAESVAVSILTLLIMGWYTVCKGGTPVGIFIRLMLVPLSFLVIGVLTIAVNVSGDKDVFVFSVYAFGMYIGVSQSGILSAANLFFKALGAVSCLYYLSLSTPMVDLLAVLRKLKVPRLMVELMGLIYRFIFVFLETADTMFTAQNSRLGYAGLSSGYRSLAALASSLFIRSYQRADELYIALEARGYDGELSVIHEQAETHWTEYIPIVLINLFLIAVALFSKQLTGGLL
- a CDS encoding energy-coupling factor ABC transporter substrate-binding protein — encoded protein: MSVETMKPKNKNRVIITNIILITIVIALAVVPLIVQKNAEFAGADSQAEQAITELNGNYQAWFSPIWEPPSGEIESLLFALQAAVGAGVLGYGLGYLRGRKKKEEPVNNDLHR
- a CDS encoding energy-coupling factor ABC transporter permease, which gives rise to MINKKIWIMGLVLMFMFLPQQTYAMHIMEGFLPAGWCITWGALAIPFVLAGFFSIRRTVGEHPKTLMLLAMAGAFAFVLSSLKIPSVTGSSSHPTGVGLGAILFGPTAMAVIGLIILLFQAVLLAHGGLTTLGANTFSMGIVGPLVAFATYKIVKKANGPQWLAVFLAAALGNLLTYVTTSVQLALAFPAETGGVMASLTKFLGIFALTQVPLAISEGILTVLIFKAISSYAGDELKDLKILSKGV
- the rlmH gene encoding 23S rRNA (pseudouridine(1915)-N(3))-methyltransferase RlmH, which codes for MLQIKVLAVGKIKENYLKEGLKEYAKRLGAYIRLEMIEVEDEPCPERASAADEARVKQKEAEKVLKLISPQDYVVLLDLLGKELSSPELAVLFDEKGLSGQSRITFVIGGSLGTADEIRKRADYRWSFSKLTFPHQMIRLILLEQIYRACKISKGEPYHK
- a CDS encoding alpha/beta-type small acid-soluble spore protein, whose translation is MSKTSESKKKLLQNLKMEAAAEIGHLDFVRENNDHYKGDVTARQNGLEGGPIGGQMVKKMIAYAKQQMK